One Myxococcota bacterium DNA segment encodes these proteins:
- a CDS encoding putative Na+/H+ antiporter encodes MNEPNIVASIALALAVLHSAGTNFFARAALKCKAGSSMQNIFELLSEVEVAFAMWASLYLAYLVYAVGYVGTSDYLASCNFTEPAFIIMMVALCFTKPILEVAELFILWLPRHLSVNRSMGQYVSMLTLGPLLGSFITEPAAMTITAVLLARHYFHDGWSVSFKYCSLAVLFVNISVGGTLTPYAAPPVLMVARSWGFDLPYMFLNFGLKGVLVCVVNALGLAWWFREEFMKPLVPKDKSALTPLWLRIAHVCVLVLIVIFAHNLSAFTTIFLAFLVLHHVTSEHQTPLRIQEGVLVGMFLASVVILSGPQSWWLEPLMTGKSRDLLFFGSLGMSALMDNAAITYMGSLIPVLPEASRYALLAGAVCGGGLTVLANAPNPAGFLILKPFFGPTGISSIQLFRYALLPTLIAAFCFYF; translated from the coding sequence ATGAACGAGCCTAATATTGTGGCAAGCATCGCTTTGGCCCTGGCCGTGCTTCATAGTGCGGGAACCAACTTTTTCGCGCGAGCGGCCCTTAAATGTAAGGCCGGCTCAAGTATGCAGAATATCTTTGAGTTGCTCAGTGAGGTTGAAGTTGCATTTGCAATGTGGGCATCGCTTTATTTAGCCTATTTAGTGTATGCCGTAGGATATGTGGGTACCAGCGATTATTTGGCCAGCTGCAATTTCACGGAACCAGCGTTTATTATAATGATGGTGGCTCTTTGTTTTACGAAGCCAATTCTTGAAGTCGCTGAATTATTTATCCTGTGGCTGCCTCGTCATTTGTCTGTAAATCGTTCGATGGGGCAGTATGTATCGATGTTAACCTTGGGTCCTCTATTAGGAAGTTTTATTACTGAGCCTGCGGCAATGACCATCACAGCGGTTTTATTGGCGCGACATTATTTTCATGACGGGTGGTCAGTAAGTTTTAAATATTGCTCGCTGGCCGTGTTATTTGTGAATATTTCGGTGGGTGGCACTCTGACACCTTATGCGGCACCGCCGGTTTTGATGGTAGCTCGGAGTTGGGGCTTTGATTTGCCATACATGTTTTTAAACTTTGGGCTTAAGGGTGTTCTGGTGTGTGTTGTTAATGCCTTAGGACTTGCCTGGTGGTTTCGAGAGGAATTTATGAAGCCTCTTGTGCCGAAGGACAAGTCAGCTTTAACCCCTCTCTGGCTACGCATAGCCCATGTCTGCGTTCTTGTTCTTATTGTTATTTTTGCGCACAATTTGTCGGCATTTACCACTATCTTCTTGGCTTTCTTGGTGCTGCACCATGTTACTTCGGAGCATCAAACGCCGCTAAGAATCCAAGAAGGGGTTCTGGTGGGTATGTTTTTGGCCAGCGTCGTGATTTTGAGCGGTCCTCAGAGTTGGTGGCTTGAGCCGTTAATGACTGGTAAATCCAGGGACTTGTTGTTCTTTGGGAGCCTTGGAATGTCAGCGTTAATGGATAACGCAGCAATTACTTATATGGGGTCTTTGATTCCTGTCTTGCCGGAAGCAAGCCGCTACGCTCTTCTTGCAGGCGCTGTGTGCGGTGGGGGCCTCACCGTTTTAGCAAATGCGCCGAATCCGGCTGGCTTTTTGATTCTTAAACCGTTCTTTGGACCGACTGGTATTAGTTCCATTCAGCTATTTAGATATGCTTTATTACCAACCCTAATAGCGGCATTTTGTTTTTATTTTTAG
- a CDS encoding deoxyribodipyrimidine photo-lyase — protein MTTPTPISIVWFRQDLRLEDNPALVEAAKHGVILPVYIVDDTVGAASRWWLYESLAKLDESLSHKLHIYQGDAQEILKSLCERYPVRAVYWNRCYEPWRIAQDTVIKDDLRKRQLICESFNGSLLWEPWEILKGDKTNYKVFTPYYQNGCLKGTAPRKPLSAPSLQLVEKGHQDGWFTSRPWQAKLASHWEVGEKAAQVKLCEFLENFVQTYDNDRDFPSLDSTSKLSPHLHFGEISPQQIWHQVPNKKSVFLKELVWREFSYYLLYHFPELPHKNFQSKFDKFQWEHRTDYLEAWQKGETGVPLVDAGMKELWETGYMHNRVRMVAASFLVKNLLIDWRHGARWFWDCLVDADLANNSASWQWVAGSGADAAPYFRIFNPLTQAGRFDADESYIRRWLGDRRIKPIVDVKLSRVNALDAYKKLRAE, from the coding sequence ATGACCACGCCGACACCGATTTCTATTGTCTGGTTTAGACAAGACTTAAGACTCGAAGACAACCCAGCCCTAGTCGAAGCAGCCAAGCATGGCGTGATATTGCCAGTCTATATCGTGGATGACACCGTCGGAGCCGCTAGCCGTTGGTGGCTGTATGAAAGTTTGGCTAAGCTTGACGAATCTTTGAGCCACAAGCTTCATATTTACCAAGGCGATGCTCAAGAAATCTTAAAATCGCTGTGTGAGCGGTACCCCGTGCGAGCCGTGTATTGGAACCGTTGCTATGAACCTTGGCGTATTGCTCAAGACACAGTTATTAAAGACGATCTTCGAAAACGCCAACTCATCTGCGAGAGTTTTAATGGTTCTTTGCTCTGGGAGCCTTGGGAGATTCTTAAAGGCGATAAAACCAATTATAAAGTTTTTACGCCCTATTATCAGAATGGCTGTTTGAAGGGGACGGCGCCGAGAAAGCCTTTGAGTGCTCCAAGTTTGCAACTGGTTGAAAAAGGGCATCAAGATGGTTGGTTCACGTCCAGGCCTTGGCAAGCGAAGCTGGCGTCTCATTGGGAAGTTGGTGAGAAAGCCGCTCAGGTAAAGCTATGCGAATTCTTGGAAAACTTCGTGCAGACATATGACAACGATCGCGACTTCCCTAGTTTAGACAGCACTTCGAAGCTATCGCCTCATTTGCATTTCGGGGAGATTTCGCCTCAGCAAATCTGGCACCAGGTTCCGAATAAGAAATCGGTGTTTTTAAAAGAGCTGGTTTGGCGAGAGTTTTCCTATTACTTGCTTTATCATTTTCCGGAGTTGCCTCACAAAAACTTCCAATCGAAATTTGATAAGTTTCAGTGGGAGCATCGTACAGATTATCTGGAAGCTTGGCAAAAAGGGGAGACTGGTGTGCCTTTGGTTGATGCCGGGATGAAAGAGCTTTGGGAAACGGGATACATGCATAACCGAGTGCGCATGGTGGCAGCGTCATTTCTGGTCAAGAACTTGCTCATCGATTGGCGTCATGGGGCCAGGTGGTTTTGGGATTGTCTGGTTGACGCCGACTTGGCGAACAATAGTGCCAGCTGGCAGTGGGTGGCAGGCTCTGGTGCGGATGCCGCGCCCTATTTCCGTATTTTCAACCCGCTGACCCAGGCCGGTAGGTTTGATGCTGACGAAAGCTATATTCGCCGTTGGTTGGGAGACAGACGAATCAAACCAATCGTCGATGTAAAACTGAGTAGGGTAAATGCGCTTGATGCCTATAAGAAGTTGAGGGCTGAATGA
- the lepB gene encoding signal peptidase I yields MLRPSFAILLFFLLLRLVIIDPIYIISGSMVPEILIGDHVLIFKLAYNFQNLISWRQPKPGELVAFKAPLYVPHDRDSIWIKRVIATEGQRVRIDNGTVYVNNVPYLHLKKNRVVRFMDFMSYGVWQKQEAWATEENTAGYIHPIYMGNAEEYWPISGQLALPGLICDAVSCVVKQGFMFVMGDNRGGSTDSRDYGAVQVENIIGRPWLVWMSRDQRLSQFRNRWFKLLS; encoded by the coding sequence GTGCTAAGACCATCGTTCGCCATTTTGTTGTTTTTTCTGTTGTTGCGTTTGGTCATCATCGACCCGATCTATATAATTTCGGGTTCGATGGTGCCTGAAATTCTGATAGGCGATCATGTTTTGATTTTTAAACTCGCCTATAACTTTCAAAACTTGATTTCATGGCGTCAGCCAAAGCCCGGTGAGTTGGTGGCTTTCAAAGCACCGCTTTATGTACCGCATGATAGAGATTCCATTTGGATCAAACGCGTTATTGCGACCGAAGGCCAGCGTGTCCGAATCGACAACGGCACGGTTTACGTCAACAATGTACCGTATTTGCATTTAAAGAAAAACCGAGTCGTCCGTTTTATGGATTTCATGAGCTACGGCGTTTGGCAAAAGCAAGAAGCCTGGGCCACCGAAGAAAATACCGCTGGTTATATTCACCCGATATATATGGGCAATGCTGAGGAATACTGGCCCATATCAGGCCAGCTCGCTTTACCTGGCCTCATATGCGACGCCGTCTCGTGCGTGGTCAAACAAGGCTTTATGTTCGTCATGGGCGACAACCGCGGCGGCTCGACCGATAGCAGGGATTACGGGGCAGTGCAGGTGGAGAATATCATCGGCAGGCCATGGTTGGTTTGGATGAGCCGCGATCAAAGGCTTTCGCAATTTAGAAATCGTTGGTTTAAGCTGTTGTCTTAA
- a CDS encoding spore coat U domain-containing protein, which yields MPSKIVFIALFVFALNALSADCSFSIRNFNWGNIDLLFSTNASDIQGIFDVNCRNGEPDEQVRVCLNLSTGSGGMDASGDPRYMLNQSSQLAQLRYNLFSDVSRLNPWKLWTSPPPVPPDIVLTLDENGQSTREIPIYARLYGNQSSLPPGYYLSTFSGNQSQVVYGDTSNNCLVMFSQLTPTVVPFNVQMNYPPTCTVTTQPLNFGTIDFRFPTMGTTQIEVQCSNTMTYQISLNGGESGAWNPERRELKTPDMHVLYYGLYQDSAHMRPWGNIVNQDTVQGTGTGLRQSYTVYGFIPAQPDSWVGQYRDRVRVLVYY from the coding sequence ATGCCAAGTAAAATAGTTTTTATCGCCCTTTTTGTGTTTGCTCTCAACGCTTTGAGTGCTGATTGTTCGTTCTCAATTAGAAACTTCAATTGGGGCAATATTGACCTTCTGTTTTCCACGAATGCATCAGATATCCAGGGCATATTCGACGTTAATTGCCGAAATGGCGAGCCCGACGAGCAGGTTAGAGTTTGTTTGAATTTAAGCACCGGCTCGGGTGGGATGGATGCATCCGGCGATCCCAGATACATGTTAAATCAAAGCTCACAGCTGGCTCAGCTTCGCTATAATTTGTTTAGTGATGTCAGCAGACTTAACCCCTGGAAACTATGGACAAGCCCACCGCCTGTTCCACCAGATATTGTTTTGACTTTGGATGAAAATGGGCAAAGTACCCGGGAGATACCGATATATGCCAGGCTTTACGGCAATCAGTCATCGTTGCCGCCTGGTTACTATTTGTCGACTTTTAGCGGCAACCAGTCTCAGGTGGTATACGGTGATACCAGCAATAATTGTTTGGTAATGTTTTCACAGCTGACACCAACTGTCGTTCCATTTAATGTGCAAATGAACTATCCGCCCACTTGTACGGTAACAACGCAGCCGCTTAATTTTGGCACCATCGATTTTAGATTTCCGACTATGGGAACGACTCAAATCGAGGTGCAATGTTCGAACACCATGACCTATCAGATTAGCCTCAATGGTGGTGAAAGCGGCGCATGGAATCCAGAAAGGCGAGAGCTGAAAACCCCGGACATGCATGTCCTCTATTACGGCTTATACCAAGACTCCGCCCATATGAGGCCTTGGGGTAATATTGTTAATCAAGATACCGTTCAAGGAACCGGTACGGGCCTTCGCCAGTCTTACACAGTCTACGGCTTTATCCCCGCTCAGCCTGATTCTTGGGTAGGGCAATATCGGGATCGGGTGCGAGTTTTGGTGTATTATTAG
- a CDS encoding fimbria/pilus outer membrane usher protein has product MNWPVRLILISVCCVSRLLCAQSATETPITPGAAPPASASTDLMYLELLLSGENTKSIIPFFVFDKKKFQAMRGELATAGLVLPTKGTPDELIDVCQLPDVKCDYDEQQQRLNLVVPDSYRVKKTFSTAENNSYIKTTPSAIGMFVNYNLYSTGYLDWAQFGASLGGTSLTLIANQFSPIGTFTQGVGLVSNDYRSLLANRLDTSWTYASPRFAWVWQAGDLSTSSVSWSQSIRMGGLQFKKNFGLRPDLVTTALPQLSGSAVLPSAVDVYINDRLLYQRSVGSGPFEIDNLPTFTGPSTIQMKVTDVNGQTRTITRNFWATSQMLKKGLWDYSVEGGFARIGYGTFSFDYDPRPLGSATSRLGLSNRITGETHIEGGAGLIGGGLGAVTNLIPYHLLNLSAEGSYWNSQWGAQLAAGVITQLSIFSINGLVRRDLGNFMTLGQATMSNSLSLNPLVNTIFALSQEQLGLGFALWRLSLSVNGLHSVDRNQLETWNLQGSVSTSLGKFGSIIGNVYGSWAGGNNQFGFNFGLNVPLPFLRTLAPTVSASADSSGQWSGIAQIAKSNSGVPGDYGVQGAYQEGGSFRNIRVRADYTAQKARAAANVGYNNGYSDLGLSLDGGVVMLKDGVFLSNQITDAFALVKTDGAGIEVKARGRSYGITGKSGKLLIPGLTSFSSNRITLDLGDLPVMAQIDNTETVVVPRNLSGVVVEMGKLTILAGAIVTLTDDKGKVLELGSPVLLKGNTEIFMVGNYGMSYVTGLGAKNTLQSFINGQPCEASFDFKPDPSAQQEVGPLVCQVK; this is encoded by the coding sequence ATGAATTGGCCAGTTCGGCTCATATTGATTTCAGTTTGCTGTGTAAGCCGGCTTTTGTGTGCGCAGAGCGCGACTGAGACACCCATTACGCCTGGCGCAGCGCCACCAGCCTCCGCGAGCACCGATCTCATGTACCTGGAGCTATTGCTCAGCGGGGAAAACACCAAAAGCATTATCCCGTTCTTTGTATTCGATAAAAAGAAATTTCAGGCCATGCGGGGCGAGTTGGCTACGGCTGGGCTCGTGCTGCCGACCAAGGGCACTCCGGATGAGTTGATAGACGTATGCCAATTGCCGGACGTGAAGTGTGACTATGACGAGCAGCAGCAGCGGTTGAATCTTGTTGTTCCTGACTCTTATCGGGTGAAAAAGACTTTTTCCACTGCGGAAAATAATTCCTATATTAAGACCACGCCGTCTGCCATCGGAATGTTTGTTAATTATAACCTCTACAGCACCGGATATTTGGATTGGGCGCAGTTTGGAGCCTCTTTGGGTGGGACTTCGCTCACTTTGATTGCTAATCAGTTTTCGCCCATTGGTACTTTTACACAGGGCGTGGGTTTGGTGAGCAATGACTACCGCTCGTTGCTGGCCAACCGATTAGATACCAGTTGGACCTATGCCAGTCCGCGATTTGCTTGGGTTTGGCAGGCCGGGGATTTAAGCACCAGCTCGGTGAGTTGGTCGCAATCGATTCGCATGGGGGGCCTGCAATTTAAAAAGAACTTTGGGCTTCGGCCGGATTTGGTTACCACAGCCTTGCCGCAGTTGTCTGGGAGCGCGGTTTTGCCTTCTGCGGTGGATGTTTATATTAACGATCGGCTGCTTTATCAGCGTTCGGTTGGTAGTGGGCCGTTTGAGATTGATAATCTGCCGACTTTTACTGGACCTTCCACCATTCAGATGAAAGTAACGGATGTTAACGGCCAGACTCGAACCATCACCAGAAACTTTTGGGCGACTTCGCAGATGCTTAAAAAGGGGTTGTGGGATTATTCGGTTGAAGGTGGGTTTGCTCGGATTGGGTATGGCACGTTTTCCTTTGACTATGACCCACGGCCGCTTGGCAGCGCTACCAGTCGTCTAGGGCTTAGCAATCGCATTACCGGGGAGACGCATATTGAGGGTGGTGCGGGTTTGATTGGTGGCGGACTGGGGGCGGTTACCAACCTTATCCCTTATCATTTGCTCAATCTTTCGGCTGAGGGAAGCTATTGGAATAGCCAATGGGGCGCGCAGCTGGCAGCGGGGGTAATTACGCAGCTAAGCATTTTTAGCATTAATGGGTTGGTGAGAAGAGATTTGGGCAATTTTATGACTTTGGGGCAGGCGACGATGAGCAACTCGCTGTCTTTGAACCCTTTGGTTAATACAATTTTTGCTTTGAGCCAGGAGCAGTTGGGTCTTGGTTTTGCACTGTGGCGATTGAGCTTGTCGGTCAATGGACTGCATAGTGTTGACAGGAACCAATTGGAAACTTGGAATCTGCAAGGGAGCGTCTCAACTTCTTTGGGTAAGTTTGGATCGATTATAGGCAATGTCTATGGCAGTTGGGCGGGCGGGAATAATCAGTTTGGATTTAACTTCGGGCTGAATGTCCCGCTGCCGTTTTTGCGGACCCTGGCGCCCACAGTGAGCGCCTCTGCAGACTCCTCAGGTCAATGGTCGGGTATTGCTCAAATTGCGAAGAGCAACTCAGGTGTTCCGGGTGATTACGGGGTCCAAGGCGCTTACCAAGAAGGTGGCAGTTTTAGAAATATTCGCGTTAGAGCAGATTATACCGCGCAAAAAGCCAGGGCTGCGGCTAACGTTGGCTATAATAATGGTTATTCAGATTTGGGCCTGAGCTTAGACGGTGGCGTGGTAATGTTGAAGGATGGCGTCTTTTTAAGTAACCAAATCACTGATGCCTTTGCGTTGGTTAAAACGGATGGTGCCGGGATTGAGGTTAAAGCCAGAGGGCGCTCTTATGGGATTACGGGCAAGTCGGGAAAACTGTTGATTCCGGGCTTAACCAGCTTCTCGTCGAACCGAATTACCTTGGATTTGGGTGATTTGCCGGTGATGGCGCAGATTGATAATACGGAGACAGTCGTTGTTCCTAGAAACTTGAGTGGTGTTGTGGTGGAAATGGGCAAGCTGACGATTTTGGCTGGCGCTATTGTGACCTTAACGGATGATAAAGGAAAGGTTTTGGAGCTAGGCTCACCAGTGTTGCTCAAAGGTAACACTGAGATATTTATGGTGGGGAATTATGGGATGTCATACGTTACCGGGCTTGGCGCTAAGAACACCTTGCAGTCCTTTATTAACGGACAGCCTTGCGAAGCCAGTTTTGATTTCAAGCCTGACCCATCAGCGCAACAGGAAGTAGGACCTTTGGTATGCCAAGTAAAATAG
- a CDS encoding fimbria/pilus periplasmic chaperone — MRIKSKATFIGIFLGYASLATAFSVTPLELQVIAPKKMDNLQIGNSSKAGVTIQGSVAKWERINGQDILVPTKDVIIAPPMILVPPDRVQIIRVVRVKSTPVEGEEAYRIMLDGLPPPPLMLQKSAAGAMFVTTMSIPVFFSARDVQPAVEWKAIRQGDRLIVKGTNTGKKHFFAREIIAEQASPKGGAPVKIPLVSNGAARILPGASELWISEPLKGGFALGQPVILNINTPKEPVTVSAAITAPEMNFLWLAKKSAGKLEVELGIEGGKAVTVKSILARDSTGQVVPLEKDTTTTSFVSINEKWVSAKLEKGFADNSQVTLTADTNLGPMTGTTIVRADLIKAAPEVAAPAAVPNPEVKADVPVKPAK, encoded by the coding sequence ATGAGGATTAAGTCGAAAGCTACTTTTATAGGAATTTTTCTAGGTTATGCCAGTTTGGCAACAGCCTTTTCTGTGACACCTCTGGAGCTGCAGGTAATAGCCCCAAAAAAGATGGATAATCTGCAGATAGGCAATAGTTCAAAAGCAGGGGTGACGATCCAAGGCAGTGTGGCGAAATGGGAAAGGATTAATGGTCAGGACATTCTGGTGCCAACAAAAGACGTGATCATTGCGCCCCCCATGATTTTGGTTCCTCCTGATCGAGTTCAAATTATTAGAGTCGTTCGAGTCAAATCTACCCCCGTCGAAGGGGAAGAGGCCTATCGCATCATGTTAGACGGATTGCCTCCACCGCCGCTTATGCTGCAAAAATCAGCTGCTGGTGCGATGTTTGTTACCACGATGTCAATTCCAGTGTTTTTTAGCGCTCGTGATGTCCAACCCGCAGTTGAATGGAAAGCCATTCGTCAAGGAGATAGGCTAATTGTTAAAGGCACCAACACGGGGAAGAAGCATTTTTTCGCCAGAGAGATTATTGCGGAGCAAGCTAGCCCTAAGGGAGGAGCGCCAGTTAAAATCCCGCTTGTTTCCAATGGCGCTGCCAGAATTTTGCCAGGAGCTTCGGAGCTTTGGATTTCTGAACCCTTAAAAGGCGGATTTGCTCTAGGCCAGCCTGTTATTTTAAACATTAATACGCCCAAAGAACCGGTAACAGTGAGTGCAGCGATAACTGCCCCTGAGATGAACTTTCTATGGCTCGCCAAAAAGAGTGCCGGCAAGCTGGAAGTTGAGTTAGGTATTGAAGGCGGTAAGGCCGTAACTGTAAAATCTATCCTAGCTAGAGACAGTACTGGGCAAGTTGTTCCTCTGGAAAAAGACACGACAACAACCAGTTTTGTAAGCATTAATGAAAAATGGGTGTCTGCCAAGCTCGAGAAAGGATTTGCAGATAATTCTCAAGTTACTTTGACTGCGGACACCAACCTAGGTCCAATGACGGGAACAACCATTGTGCGAGCTGACCTTATCAAGGCTGCGCCCGAAGTAGCAGCGCCTGCTGCTGTGCCTAATCCCGAAGTCAAGGCGGACGTGCCTGTGAAACCAGCTAAATAG
- a CDS encoding helix-turn-helix domain-containing protein, with product MLNEHVFGANLPIKAKYLWLLIARECDEKNPTVYLSCKPLAEKMCCSPSTVSKYLRVLMGAGLLKKAAPTKYSNIAPYEVLFLPVQAKAEEQIDVQLASMSAKELAERCLSLLKTVNTQKAQIASMDKMIRLQAERERSRNTGVVKEPDVTVRKQNWMYKDGGS from the coding sequence ATGCTGAATGAACATGTTTTTGGTGCCAACCTTCCGATTAAAGCTAAATATCTTTGGCTATTGATTGCCCGGGAGTGCGATGAGAAAAATCCCACCGTCTATTTAAGCTGTAAGCCCCTTGCAGAAAAGATGTGCTGCTCGCCCAGCACCGTTTCTAAATACCTGCGTGTCTTAATGGGAGCGGGCCTGCTCAAGAAAGCCGCGCCGACTAAATATTCAAACATCGCGCCCTATGAAGTGCTCTTCTTGCCTGTGCAAGCTAAAGCGGAGGAGCAAATAGATGTTCAATTGGCCAGCATGTCTGCCAAAGAACTTGCTGAACGATGCTTAAGTTTGCTCAAAACAGTGAATACCCAAAAAGCACAGATCGCTTCAATGGATAAGATGATCCGGCTCCAAGCTGAAAGGGAGCGCAGCAGGAATACGGGAGTGGTTAAAGAGCCAGATGTGACGGTTCGTAAGCAGAACTGGATGTACAAAGATGGGGGCTCATGA